One Paenibacillus riograndensis SBR5 DNA segment encodes these proteins:
- the odhB gene encoding 2-oxoglutarate dehydrogenase complex dihydrolipoyllysine-residue succinyltransferase, protein MSEIKVPDLGESISEGTIYKWLVKEGDTVGQGDVLAELETDKVNLEISAEEDGVISSLLRQAGENVAVGETIGIIGSGAGTAGAAAPQAADGGQPEAAAVGSNAPAAAAPVVPAAPEGAAAGTAALASPGARKLARERGIDLGEVSARDPIGRIAAADVKDHGAARPEAAAPSAPPAAVKPAPAKPAAAGSAPQEDGKAVERKRMSRRRLTIASRLVEAQQTAAMLTTFNEVDMTAILDLRKRRKDAFKEKHDVGLGFMSFFTKAVIGALKAYPLLNAEIDGEDLLIKKYYDIGIAVSAKEGLVVPVVRDADRLSFPEIERRIGELASKARANTLSLPELQGGTFTITNGGVFGSLMSTPILNTPQVGILGMHKIQLRPIALDEERTVNRPMMYIALSYDHRIVDGSEAVSFLVKVKELLEDPEALLLEG, encoded by the coding sequence GTGTCCGAAATTAAAGTACCCGATTTGGGCGAATCCATTTCCGAAGGAACCATCTACAAGTGGCTGGTAAAAGAAGGCGACACGGTCGGCCAGGGGGATGTGCTGGCTGAGCTGGAGACCGACAAGGTCAACCTGGAGATCAGCGCGGAGGAGGACGGTGTCATCTCCTCCCTCCTGCGCCAGGCCGGCGAGAATGTGGCCGTCGGCGAGACGATCGGCATCATCGGCAGCGGCGCCGGCACGGCAGGCGCTGCTGCGCCGCAGGCCGCTGACGGCGGCCAGCCGGAAGCGGCGGCTGTGGGCAGCAACGCGCCAGCCGCGGCCGCGCCGGTTGTTCCCGCCGCACCGGAAGGAGCGGCGGCAGGCACTGCGGCCCTGGCTTCGCCGGGGGCGCGCAAGCTTGCGCGGGAGCGGGGCATCGACCTCGGCGAGGTCAGCGCCCGCGACCCTATCGGCCGGATTGCTGCGGCCGATGTGAAGGACCACGGCGCAGCCCGGCCGGAGGCCGCTGCGCCAAGCGCTCCGCCGGCGGCAGTGAAGCCGGCTCCGGCGAAGCCTGCGGCGGCGGGCTCTGCGCCGCAGGAGGACGGCAAAGCCGTCGAGCGCAAGCGCATGTCGCGCAGACGGCTGACCATCGCGAGCCGCCTCGTCGAGGCGCAGCAGACTGCGGCCATGCTGACCACCTTCAACGAGGTGGACATGACCGCAATCCTCGACCTCCGCAAGCGGCGCAAGGATGCCTTCAAAGAGAAGCATGATGTCGGACTCGGCTTCATGTCCTTCTTCACCAAGGCCGTGATCGGCGCGCTCAAGGCCTATCCGCTGCTGAACGCTGAGATCGACGGCGAGGATCTCCTGATCAAGAAATACTACGACATCGGCATTGCCGTGTCTGCCAAGGAAGGCCTCGTAGTGCCGGTTGTCCGCGACGCGGACCGTCTGAGCTTCCCGGAAATTGAGCGGCGGATCGGCGAGCTGGCCTCCAAGGCCCGCGCCAATACGCTCAGCCTTCCGGAGCTGCAGGGCGGCACCTTCACCATCACCAATGGCGGGGTATTCGGATCGCTCATGTCGACACCGATCCTCAACACCCCGCAGGTCGGCATTCTCGGCATGCACAAGATCCAGCTCCGTCCGATCGCCCTGGACGAAGAAAGAACCGTCAACCGCCCGATGATGTACATCGCGCTGTCCTATGATCACCGCATTGTAGACGGCTCCGAAGCGGTTAGCTTCCTCGTAAAGGTCAAGGAGCTGCTGGAAGATCCTGAAGCGCTGCTGCTGGAAGGGTAG